One genomic segment of Mytilus galloprovincialis chromosome 5, xbMytGall1.hap1.1, whole genome shotgun sequence includes these proteins:
- the LOC143075460 gene encoding uncharacterized protein LOC143075460 isoform X1 has protein sequence MCVDHMINTFNMATRVLVLLFAEVFVIVAVAKSENIDLYSEILQIHKTVKTQGIVIKEQGIVMKAQGIEISHLKATVNYQQTEIERLNAIITNRQTVNTEMNVGAIQTDHNSMLYDNGSKPELHVQNLPLGDEVHPDEIEEDKPRDLFSVSRLLTTDVPVQPSAVAFYAQLTTREANVGKHHPIVFDHVTLNVGYGYNKHTGAFTAPVSGIYVFTFTLFLNRGSNMAVNIFKNSEVIAQVYTEMRTDTLSGTTPVAVVDMNVGDTAFVRTSSIHQPHGDVFSDVNVKTSFAGWKIADS, from the exons ATGTGTGTGGATCATATGATCAACACATTCAATATGGCTACAAGGGTCCTTGTTTTACTGTTTGCAGAAGTATTTGTTATTGTAGCTGTAGCCAAATCGGAAAATATCGATTTATATTCCGAAATTTTACAGATTCACAAAACGGTGAAAACCCAAGGAATTGTAATAAAAGAACAAGGAATTGTAATGAAAGCGCAAGGAATTGAAATTTCTCATTTAAAAGCCACGGTTAATTATCAGCAAACAGAAATTGAAAGACTCAATGCTATTATAACAAATCGGCAAACAGTAAACACAGAAATGAATGTTGGAGCTATCCAAACTGATCATAACAGCATGTTATATGACAACGGAAGTAAGCCTGAACTACATGTGCAAAATTTGCCACTAGGGGACGAAGTACATCCTGATGAGATTGAGGAGGATAAACCAAGAG atttattttcaGTAAGTCGACTTCTAACAACCGATGTACCTGTACAACCTTCCGCCGTTGCATTTTATGCCCAGCTTACTACAAGAGAAGCAAATGTTGGAAAGCATCATCCAATAGTATTTGATCACGTGACCTTGAATGTTGGTTATGGATATAACAAACATACGGGGGCTTTCACTGCACCTGTAAGCGGAATATATGTTTTCACCTTCACTCTCTTTCTGAATCGAGGTAGCAACATGGCAGTGAATATTTTCAAGAACAGTGAAGTAATTGCTCAGGTTTATACAGAGATGAGAACTGACACGTTAAGTGGAACAACCCCAGTAGCTGTCGTTGATATGAATGTTGGAGATACTGCATTTGTTAGAACTAGTTCCATTCATCAACCACATGGGGATGTATTTAGTGATGTTAACGTCAAAACTTCATTTGCTGGATGGAAAATAGCAGactcgtga
- the LOC143075460 gene encoding uncharacterized protein LOC143075460 isoform X2: MCVDHMINTFNMATRVLVLLFAEVFVIVAVAKSENIDLYSEILQIHKTVKTQGIVIKEQGIVMKAQGIEISHLKATVNYQQTEIERLNAIITNRQTVNTEMNVGAIQTDHNSMLYDNGSKPELHVQNLPLGDEVHPDEIEEDKPRVSRLLTTDVPVQPSAVAFYAQLTTREANVGKHHPIVFDHVTLNVGYGYNKHTGAFTAPVSGIYVFTFTLFLNRGSNMAVNIFKNSEVIAQVYTEMRTDTLSGTTPVAVVDMNVGDTAFVRTSSIHQPHGDVFSDVNVKTSFAGWKIADS, translated from the exons ATGTGTGTGGATCATATGATCAACACATTCAATATGGCTACAAGGGTCCTTGTTTTACTGTTTGCAGAAGTATTTGTTATTGTAGCTGTAGCCAAATCGGAAAATATCGATTTATATTCCGAAATTTTACAGATTCACAAAACGGTGAAAACCCAAGGAATTGTAATAAAAGAACAAGGAATTGTAATGAAAGCGCAAGGAATTGAAATTTCTCATTTAAAAGCCACGGTTAATTATCAGCAAACAGAAATTGAAAGACTCAATGCTATTATAACAAATCGGCAAACAGTAAACACAGAAATGAATGTTGGAGCTATCCAAACTGATCATAACAGCATGTTATATGACAACGGAAGTAAGCCTGAACTACATGTGCAAAATTTGCCACTAGGGGACGAAGTACATCCTGATGAGATTGAGGAGGATAAACCAAGAG TAAGTCGACTTCTAACAACCGATGTACCTGTACAACCTTCCGCCGTTGCATTTTATGCCCAGCTTACTACAAGAGAAGCAAATGTTGGAAAGCATCATCCAATAGTATTTGATCACGTGACCTTGAATGTTGGTTATGGATATAACAAACATACGGGGGCTTTCACTGCACCTGTAAGCGGAATATATGTTTTCACCTTCACTCTCTTTCTGAATCGAGGTAGCAACATGGCAGTGAATATTTTCAAGAACAGTGAAGTAATTGCTCAGGTTTATACAGAGATGAGAACTGACACGTTAAGTGGAACAACCCCAGTAGCTGTCGTTGATATGAATGTTGGAGATACTGCATTTGTTAGAACTAGTTCCATTCATCAACCACATGGGGATGTATTTAGTGATGTTAACGTCAAAACTTCATTTGCTGGATGGAAAATAGCAGactcgtga